Proteins co-encoded in one Dendropsophus ebraccatus isolate aDenEbr1 chromosome 9, aDenEbr1.pat, whole genome shotgun sequence genomic window:
- the LOC138801781 gene encoding olfactory receptor 2D3-like, which translates to MAWNNVSLDTEFILLGLTDNYLLQIILFILFLIIYLMILFGNFLIILVTITDISLHNPMYFFLANLSFLDICYSSSIIPRMLRDFLSFRKNISMAECVTQMYCSLGLGETECILLAVMAYDRYIAICYPLHYASIIRKSVCIKVAFGTWICGFLLTIPSVAVVWSLDRCGRNVINHFECEIPELLSLACDSTATMELTNYIIGTTVLIVPVIFIISSYVKIIRSVLRIASSTGRQKAFSTCGSHIMVVTVFYGSAMVSYLKPRSLATAGTDKLLAVFYTSITPMLNPLIYTLRNKEVKVALRKVTRNVI; encoded by the coding sequence ATGGCTTGGAACAATGTTTCTCTGGACACAGAATTTATCCTTCTCGGACTTACTGATAATTATCTGTTACAGATCAtcctttttattctttttcttattatttatcTAATGATATTGTTTGGGAACTTTCTTATTATTCTGGTAACCATCACAGATATCAGCCTTCACAACCCTATGTACTTTTTTCTTGCCAACCTTTCTTTTCTAGATATCTGCTACTCATCATCAATTATACCACGGATGCTAAGAGACTTTTTATCTTTCAGGAAAAACATCTCTATGGCAGAATGTGTTACCCAAATGTACTGTTCACTGGGTCTTGGAGAAACTGAGTGTATTCTTTTAGCTGTGATGGCATATGACCGCTACATAGCAATATGCTATCCATTACATTACGCTTCCATTATCCGCAAGTCTGTATGTATCAAAGTAGCCTTTGGAACATGGATTTGTGGATTTTTGTTGACTATTCCAAGTGTTGCTGTTGTATGGAGTTTGGATCGCTGTGGCAGAAATGTAATAAATCATTTTGAATGTGAAATTCCAGAACTCCTCTCACTAGCATGTGACAGTACTGCCACAATGGAACTTACAAATTATATTATTGGGACAACTGTGTTAATTGTAccagttatttttattatttcatcTTATGTTAAAATTATCAGATCTGTTCTAAGAATTGCTTCATCTACAGGGCGACAGAAAGCTTTTTCCACATGTGGCTCTCACATAATGGTTGTAACAGTTTTTTATGGCTCAGCAATGGTTTCCTATTTAAAGCCAAGATCTCTAGCTACTGCCGGCACTGACAAATTGTTGGCAGTGTTTTATACTTCCATAACTCCAATGTTAAATCCATTAATTTACACCCTTAGGAATAAAGAAGTCAAAGTAGCTCTAAGAAAGGTCACCAGAAACGTTATCTAA